A window of Candidatus Methylomirabilota bacterium genomic DNA:
GGCTCAGGGGCCGCGTCGTCCTGGTCGAGTTCTGGACGTATGGCTGCGTCAATTGCGCGAACGTCGTTCCACAGCTCAAAGCGTGGCACGAGAAGTACGGACCCGACGGGCTCGTCGTCGTCGCCGTCCACAGCCCCGAGTTTCCGTGGGAGAAGCGGCACGACAAGGTCGTGGCCGCGACGCAGCGGTTCGGCATCCGGTACCCGGTGGTGCAAGACAACGACTTCGCCATCTGGAACCGGTGGGGCGTGCGGGCCTGGCCCACGCTCCTGCTGGTGGACCGGAAGGGCGTGGTCCGGTATCGTCACATCGGTGAGGGGGACTACGACGAGACGGAGGCGGCGATCCGTCGCCTCCTCGCCGACCAGACGTGATCCCGCGCTCCCGCCGCCAGGAGTGACCCAGGAGGCGGTTTGCGCATGCTGATCCGACGCGCTCCCCGGTTCACCTCGAACGACGTCACCCCCGAGCAGCTCTACCTGAACCGCCGCGAGTGGATCGCCGGCGCGGCGGCGGCGGCACTCCTGCCGGGCGAGAGCGCGGCCGCGACGCCTCCCGGCCCACCGCTCAAGGCGGCCCGCAACGAGGCGCTCTCGCTCAAGGAGCCCCCGACCAAGTTCGAGTCGGCCACGACGTACAACAACTTCTACGAGTTCGGGGTCAACAAGGACGACCCCGCGCGGCTCGCGCACACGCTCCGGCCCCGGCCGTGGGCCCTGCAGGTGGACGGGCTCGTGCACAAGCCGAAGACCTTCGACGTGGACGAGCTGATCCGCCTCCACCCGCTCGAGGAGCGCGTGTACGCCCTGCGCTGCGTGGAGGCGTGGTCCATGGTGATCCCGTGGATCGGCTTCCCGCTCGCGTCGCTCCTCCGGCGCGTCGAGCCGGCGGGCGCGGCGAAATACGTCGAGTTCACGACGCTGCTCGACCCGAGCCAGTTCCCGGCGCAGCGGCCCGGCTTCTTCGGCTTCTCGTCGCTCGACTGGCCGTACGTCGAGGGCCTCCGCCTCGACGAGGCCCTGCACCCGCTGACGCTGCTGACGGTCGGCATGTACGGGCAGGTGCTGCCGAACCCGAACGGGGCTCCGATCCGGGTCGTCGTGCCGTGGAAGTACGGCTTCAAGAGCGGGAAGTCGATCGTGCGCATCCGCCTCGTCGCCGACGAGCCGAAGACCGCCTGGAACAAGGCGGCGCCGCAGGAGTACGGGTTCTACTCGAACGTCAACCCGGAGGTCAGCCACCCGCGCTGGAGCCAGGCGACCGAGCGGCGGATCGGCGAGTTCCGCCGGCGCCCCACGCTCATGTTCAACGGCTACGCCGACCAGGTGGCCCATCTCTACGCGGGGATGGACCTGAGAAAGTCCTACTAGCGGTCGTGTCCCGCCGCGCCCGCATCGCGCTGAAGGCGGTGGTCTGGGGCGCGTGCCTCCTGCCCCTCGGCTCGCTCCTCTACCGGTTCGCGACCGACGACCTCACCGCGAACCCCATCAGCTTCGTCACCAACACGCTCGGCGACTGGACGCTCCGGATCCTGCTCGCCTCGCTCGCGATGACACCGCTCCGGATCGTGTTCGGGTGGTCGTGGCCGATCACGCTGCGCCGGCTCCTCGGCCTCTTCGCCTTCTCCTACGTGTGCCTGCATTTCTCGGTGTGGATCGTCCTCGACTTCTTCTTCGACTGGCCGCGGATGTGGGAGGACATCCTGAAGCGCCCCTACATCACGCTCGGCATGCTGGGCCTCCTCTCGCTCCTGCCGCTCGCGCTCACGTCCACGAGCGGCTGGATCAAGCGCCTCGGCGCCCGGACGTGGACCCGCCTCCACCGCCTCGCCTACCTGGCCGGGGTCCTGGGCTGCACGCACTTCCTCTGGCTGGCGAAGGTCGGGCGGACGGATCAGTACTGGCACGCCGGCGTACTCGCGCTCCTGCTCGGCGTGCGGGCGGTGAACGCCGGGCTGCGGTTCGCGCGCAAGCGCCGGCGCGCGGCGAGCACCGTCCCCGCGTGAATCCGCCGGCCTTGACGGCCGCGTAGGGACCGTGGAGACTCGGGCGTCATGGCGCGCGCGCTGATCGTCCTCCTCGCCCTCCTGCTCGCCGGCTGCGCCGCGGCGGGCGCCCCGGCGCGGGCCGTCCCGCCCGCCCGGCCGGTGCGCGCGGTCCTGCCGAACGGCGTGACGTTGATCGCGCAGGAGCATCGCGCGAGCGACGTCGTCGCGTTGCAGCTCTGGGTCCGCACCGGCGGCCGCGACGAGTCGCCCGACGAGCTCGGCCTCTCGCACTACCTCGAGCACATGCTCTTCAAGGGGACGCCGACGCGCCCGCCGGGCGCGATCGACGAGCTGGTCGAGGGGCTCGGGGGCACGAGCAACGCGTTCACCTCGTACGACTACACCCACTACGACGTGGTCCTCCCGGCCGGCGCGCTCCGTGCCGGGATCGAGCTGCTCGCGGACATCGGGGTCAACGCGAGCTTTCCTCCGGCGGAGCTGGAGAGCGAGAAGAAGGTCGTCTTCGAGGAGATGAACCTCGTCGAGGACGATCCGGAGAAGTTTCTCGGCCGGCGCCTCAACGAGCTCGCCTACGCGCCGCACCCGTACGGCCGGCCGATCCTCGGCACGCGCGAGCTGATCCAGGGGCTCACGCGCGACCGCCTGGAGCGCTATTACAAGGCGCACTACGTGGCGCCGAACCTCGTGCTCGTCGTCGTGGGCGCGGTGAGCCCGGGCGAGGTGCGGCGGCTCGCGGAGGCCTCCTTCGAGCGCCTGCCGGCGGTCCGCGCGCCGCGGCCCGACGCCCCGCCGCCGCCCGCGATCGACCGGAGCAAGCGCCTCGACGTGCCGCGCGCGGAGAAGCAGGCGTACCTCGGCCTGGCGTGGCGGGCCGCGGCGAACGGGAACGAGGACATCTACGCGGTGGACCTGCTCACCACGATCCTCGGCGATTCACCGAGCTCGCGGCTCAACCAGGCGCTGCGCGAGCGCGAACGGCTGGTCGCTTCGATCGAGGCGGGCTACGTCGCGTCGGCGAAGGCGGGGCTCGTCAGCGTCACCGCGCGCCTCGAGCCTCAGAACCTCGAGCGCGCGGAGGCGGCGATCCTCGCGGTGATCCGGCGGGTCCGCGACGAAGGCGTGACCGAAGCCGAGCGCCGGCGCGCGATCATCACCGCCGAGTCGAGCTACGCCTTCGACATCGAGACCGCGGAGGGGCTCGCGAAGTCGTACGGTCAGGCGGAGACGACCTGGACGCTCGAGGACGAGATCTCGTACCTCGGGCGGCTCCGGCAGATCACGGCGGCGCAGATCCAGGCGGTCGCGCGCCGGTACTTCGGCGGCGACACCTACGCGCGCGTCCGCTTCGTGCCCGAGGCCTCCAAGTGATGCGGCACCTGCTCCCGGCGCTCTACGCCGCGTGCCTGCTCGCCGCGCCGGCCGCCGCGGCGGACGTGACGCAGGCGCGGCTGGACAACGGCTTCACCGTGATCGTGCGCGAG
This region includes:
- the msrP gene encoding protein-methionine-sulfoxide reductase catalytic subunit MsrP — encoded protein: MLIRRAPRFTSNDVTPEQLYLNRREWIAGAAAAALLPGESAAATPPGPPLKAARNEALSLKEPPTKFESATTYNNFYEFGVNKDDPARLAHTLRPRPWALQVDGLVHKPKTFDVDELIRLHPLEERVYALRCVEAWSMVIPWIGFPLASLLRRVEPAGAAKYVEFTTLLDPSQFPAQRPGFFGFSSLDWPYVEGLRLDEALHPLTLLTVGMYGQVLPNPNGAPIRVVVPWKYGFKSGKSIVRIRLVADEPKTAWNKAAPQEYGFYSNVNPEVSHPRWSQATERRIGEFRRRPTLMFNGYADQVAHLYAGMDLRKSY
- a CDS encoding thioredoxin-like domain-containing protein — translated: MTLRRLLVLGALLLPALVFAGTAGGQALRLGQSAPEVTGEPWINSGPLSMQGLRGRVVLVEFWTYGCVNCANVVPQLKAWHEKYGPDGLVVVAVHSPEFPWEKRHDKVVAATQRFGIRYPVVQDNDFAIWNRWGVRAWPTLLLVDRKGVVRYRHIGEGDYDETEAAIRRLLADQT
- a CDS encoding pitrilysin family protein, with the protein product MARALIVLLALLLAGCAAAGAPARAVPPARPVRAVLPNGVTLIAQEHRASDVVALQLWVRTGGRDESPDELGLSHYLEHMLFKGTPTRPPGAIDELVEGLGGTSNAFTSYDYTHYDVVLPAGALRAGIELLADIGVNASFPPAELESEKKVVFEEMNLVEDDPEKFLGRRLNELAYAPHPYGRPILGTRELIQGLTRDRLERYYKAHYVAPNLVLVVVGAVSPGEVRRLAEASFERLPAVRAPRPDAPPPPAIDRSKRLDVPRAEKQAYLGLAWRAAANGNEDIYAVDLLTTILGDSPSSRLNQALRERERLVASIEAGYVASAKAGLVSVTARLEPQNLERAEAAILAVIRRVRDEGVTEAERRRAIITAESSYAFDIETAEGLAKSYGQAETTWTLEDEISYLGRLRQITAAQIQAVARRYFGGDTYARVRFVPEASK
- a CDS encoding protein-methionine-sulfoxide reductase heme-binding subunit MsrQ, giving the protein MSRRARIALKAVVWGACLLPLGSLLYRFATDDLTANPISFVTNTLGDWTLRILLASLAMTPLRIVFGWSWPITLRRLLGLFAFSYVCLHFSVWIVLDFFFDWPRMWEDILKRPYITLGMLGLLSLLPLALTSTSGWIKRLGARTWTRLHRLAYLAGVLGCTHFLWLAKVGRTDQYWHAGVLALLLGVRAVNAGLRFARKRRRAASTVPA